A genomic stretch from Thermomonospora umbrina includes:
- a CDS encoding sigma-70 family RNA polymerase sigma factor: MAVQRINEVAGAVRSVTGRRETDFARERPRLLAVAFGILGSDADAQDVVQEAWTRYADTDVEAIRNVQAWLTTVVTRLCLDLLRRSRELPHRPEELPAGVAEDPQDVAVLAGELTTAFTVVLNALTPPQRVAFILHDVFGAPFEEIAHILDTTPGSAKKLASRARGRLRPDGGHDPDGDPREARRVVGAFLKAARQGDIDGLVRVLHPAVTRSADPQALPPGARGLIRGVNAVVTETRVLQANARRARLVTIDGRPGIAVMSDRRVRIALTFHVAEARIVHYDVVADPRRLALLRIEE, translated from the coding sequence ATGGCCGTGCAACGGATCAACGAGGTCGCGGGCGCCGTGCGGTCCGTGACCGGCCGGCGGGAGACGGACTTCGCCCGGGAGCGGCCGAGGCTGCTCGCGGTGGCGTTCGGGATCCTCGGGTCGGACGCCGACGCGCAGGACGTCGTGCAGGAGGCGTGGACCAGGTACGCCGACACCGACGTCGAGGCGATCCGCAACGTCCAGGCATGGCTGACCACCGTGGTGACGCGGCTGTGCCTGGACCTGCTGCGCCGGTCGCGCGAACTCCCCCACCGGCCCGAGGAGCTTCCGGCGGGCGTCGCCGAGGACCCCCAGGACGTGGCGGTCCTCGCCGGCGAGCTGACCACGGCGTTCACGGTCGTGCTGAACGCGCTGACGCCTCCGCAGCGGGTCGCGTTCATCCTGCACGACGTGTTCGGCGCGCCCTTCGAGGAGATCGCCCACATCCTGGACACGACTCCCGGGTCGGCGAAGAAGCTGGCCAGCCGTGCCCGGGGACGCCTGCGACCGGACGGCGGGCACGACCCGGACGGCGACCCCCGCGAGGCCCGCCGGGTGGTGGGGGCCTTCCTCAAGGCGGCCCGGCAGGGCGACATCGACGGCCTCGTCAGAGTGCTGCACCCGGCGGTGACCAGGAGTGCCGACCCGCAGGCCCTCCCGCCCGGGGCGCGTGGGCTGATCCGGGGCGTGAACGCCGTCGTCACCGAGACCCGGGTGTTGCAGGCCAATGCCCGCCGGGCGCGCCTGGTCACCATCGACGGGCGGCCGGGCATCGCGGTGATGTCGGACCGGCGCGTGCGCATCGCGCTGACCTTCCACGTCGCCGAGGCCCGGATCGTCCACTACGACGTCGTCGCGGACCCGCGACGGCTGGCCCTGCTGCGCATCGAGGAGTGA
- a CDS encoding DoxX family protein, with amino-acid sequence MSTALIAVVGVTIAANAAIVVADLARIPFVLANMAEVNVPRAALPALAALKAAGAAGLLLGLLGADALGVAAAAGLVLFYLGAVAAHVRARVFYNIAIPGAFLALAVASLVLMLGE; translated from the coding sequence GTGTCCACGGCCCTCATCGCGGTCGTCGGTGTCACGATCGCGGCCAACGCCGCGATCGTCGTCGCCGACCTCGCCAGGATCCCCTTCGTCCTCGCCAACATGGCGGAGGTGAACGTGCCCCGGGCGGCCCTGCCCGCCTTGGCCGCCCTCAAGGCCGCCGGCGCGGCGGGCCTGCTCCTCGGGCTGCTCGGGGCCGACGCCCTCGGGGTCGCCGCCGCCGCCGGACTGGTGCTCTTCTACCTCGGCGCAGTCGCCGCCCATGTCCGGGCCCGTGTGTTCTACAACATCGCGATCCCTGGGGCGTTCCTGGCCTTGGCCGTCGCCTCGCTCGTCCTCATGCTCGGCGAGTAG
- a CDS encoding VOC family protein produces the protein MACRISELVIDCRDPQTLAAFWCEVLGFSVLDTEDGAVEIGPPEGFGGLQPTLIFSPSDDPTPGKLRLHIDVNATDRDQDAELERLLALGARPADVGQTGEESWHVLADPEGNEFCLLRARLT, from the coding sequence ATGGCCTGTCGCATTTCCGAGCTGGTGATCGATTGTCGGGACCCGCAGACGCTGGCGGCGTTCTGGTGCGAGGTCCTGGGGTTCAGCGTGCTGGACACCGAGGACGGCGCGGTGGAGATCGGCCCGCCGGAGGGCTTCGGCGGCCTGCAGCCGACGCTGATCTTCAGCCCGAGCGACGACCCCACCCCGGGCAAGCTGCGGCTGCACATCGACGTCAACGCCACCGACCGCGACCAGGACGCCGAACTCGAACGCCTCCTGGCCCTCGGCGCACGCCCGGCCGACGTGGGCCAGACCGGCGAGGAGAGCTGGCACGTCCTCGCCGACCCGGAGGGCAACGAGTTCTGCCTCCTCCGAGCCCGCCTGACCTGA
- a CDS encoding DUF397 domain-containing protein: MRLGGIPALPTVGWRKSTHSGDTGGECVELADLAPHVAVRDSKDPNGPALLFRASDFASALRRIKGAA; encoded by the coding sequence ATGCGACTCGGAGGAATCCCGGCGTTGCCCACCGTCGGCTGGCGCAAAAGCACCCACAGCGGAGACACGGGCGGCGAGTGCGTCGAACTGGCCGACCTCGCCCCTCATGTGGCCGTACGTGACTCGAAGGACCCGAACGGCCCCGCGCTGCTGTTCAGGGCGTCCGACTTCGCGAGCGCGCTGCGCCGCATCAAAGGCGCAGCCTAG
- the hisS gene encoding histidine--tRNA ligase, with protein sequence MASKQFEPASGTRDFLAGELRRRERLFAATRGVFERYGFEPLQTPAFERLETLTGKYGDEGDKLIFKILRRGEHEATGEADLALRYDLTVPLARVVAAYGSRLPSPYKRYAIGPVWRADRPGKGRFREFTQCDVDVVGSASPLVEAEVVCAGADALDAMGVTGYTILVNSRQALNGLMEVYGVPTDLAGVALITLDKLDKLAPAQVVAELVQGRGLAEATARSLVDDLTADDAVVRMRKALAGNDAGRAGLAEVDRLLELAGPHIGPERIRFAPNLVRGLDYYTGAIWEVTAPGMPGAIASGGRYDHLIEALGGPDLPACGFSLGVERILGILEEADDGATVIDVAVTVMDEESSTEAVRLIGGLRRAGLTAEVYLGGSRKFAKQLKWASDRGARFAVLSGPSERAEGVVTVRDMTSGDQERVPVGEALTHLADRCAMKAAPDNA encoded by the coding sequence ATGGCGTCCAAGCAGTTCGAGCCCGCGTCGGGTACGCGCGATTTCCTGGCGGGTGAGCTGCGGCGGCGGGAGCGGCTGTTCGCGGCGACTCGAGGCGTCTTCGAACGGTACGGCTTCGAGCCGTTGCAGACGCCGGCGTTCGAACGGCTGGAGACGCTGACCGGCAAGTACGGCGACGAGGGTGACAAGCTGATCTTCAAGATCCTGCGGCGCGGTGAGCACGAGGCCACCGGCGAGGCGGACCTCGCGTTGCGGTACGACCTGACGGTCCCCCTCGCTCGGGTGGTGGCGGCGTACGGGAGCCGGCTGCCGAGCCCGTACAAGCGGTATGCGATCGGCCCGGTGTGGCGGGCGGACCGGCCGGGCAAGGGCCGGTTCCGGGAGTTCACCCAGTGCGACGTGGACGTGGTGGGGTCCGCGTCGCCGCTGGTGGAGGCCGAGGTGGTGTGCGCCGGAGCGGACGCGTTGGACGCGATGGGCGTCACCGGCTACACGATCCTGGTCAACTCGCGACAGGCGTTGAACGGCCTCATGGAGGTCTACGGCGTGCCGACCGACCTAGCCGGCGTCGCGCTGATCACGTTGGACAAACTCGACAAACTCGCGCCGGCGCAGGTCGTCGCCGAACTCGTCCAAGGCCGTGGCCTGGCGGAGGCGACCGCCCGCAGCCTGGTGGACGACCTGACCGCCGACGACGCGGTCGTACGGATGCGCAAGGCGCTCGCCGGCAACGACGCGGGACGCGCGGGCCTCGCCGAGGTCGATCGGCTGCTGGAACTGGCCGGTCCCCACATCGGCCCGGAGCGCATCAGGTTCGCGCCCAACCTGGTGCGCGGCCTGGACTACTACACCGGCGCGATCTGGGAGGTCACCGCTCCCGGGATGCCCGGCGCCATCGCCAGCGGCGGTCGATACGACCACCTGATCGAGGCACTGGGCGGCCCCGACCTGCCCGCCTGCGGGTTCTCCCTGGGCGTGGAACGGATCCTGGGCATCCTTGAGGAGGCCGACGACGGAGCGACCGTTATCGACGTTGCGGTCACCGTCATGGACGAGGAATCATCCACGGAAGCCGTACGACTCATCGGTGGCCTGCGCCGCGCCGGTCTGACCGCCGAGGTCTATCTGGGCGGCAGCCGCAAGTTCGCCAAACAGCTCAAATGGGCCTCCGACCGAGGTGCGCGCTTCGCGGTCCTGTCCGGCCCCAGCGAACGCGCCGAAGGGGTCGTCACCGTCCGCGACATGACGTCCGGTGACCAAGAACGGGTTCCGGTCGGCGAAGCGTTGACACATCTGGCGGACCGATGTGCGATGAAGGCCGCGCCGGACAACGCTTGA
- a CDS encoding DUF397 domain-containing protein, giving the protein MNAPDLAAARWRKSSYTADGQCVELADLVPHVAVRDSKDPNGPALVFPSSEFANALRRIKAERHDVA; this is encoded by the coding sequence ATGAACGCGCCGGACCTGGCCGCCGCCCGCTGGCGGAAGAGCAGCTACACCGCCGACGGTCAGTGCGTCGAGCTGGCCGACCTTGTCCCCCATGTGGCCGTTCGCGACTCGAAGGACCCGAACGGGCCCGCCCTCGTGTTCCCGTCATCCGAGTTCGCGAACGCCCTCCGCCGCATCAAGGCCGAGCGCCACGACGTGGCCTGA
- a CDS encoding helix-turn-helix domain-containing protein translates to MPQNEHSDFTRDPLIRAFATLMRALREERGLSRTHLAEVLGFGPKWIEKVERCESPPSEETADALDTFFKTTGRAFWVMWREIKREGKHVALPPGFGGFVQREAEASELWIFEALAITGLFQTEEYAQEMFRAGRRAGDIEQLVASRLERQAILRADAPPEVVAVFDEGAIRRPIGGPDVMKSQVAHLIGLAQEPNITLQIVPSTKGAYAGLTGNFTVLKFIDAPDMAYVEGYAEGHLMEHPSTVRTHTLRFSLIRGAAFSADESLDLLQRILEGQ, encoded by the coding sequence ATGCCGCAGAACGAGCACAGCGATTTCACCCGTGACCCGCTCATCCGCGCGTTCGCGACGTTGATGCGCGCCCTCCGGGAGGAACGCGGACTGTCGCGCACTCATCTGGCGGAGGTCCTCGGGTTCGGCCCCAAATGGATCGAGAAGGTCGAGCGCTGCGAGAGCCCGCCGAGCGAGGAGACGGCAGACGCTCTGGACACGTTCTTCAAGACGACCGGACGCGCGTTCTGGGTGATGTGGCGCGAGATCAAACGCGAGGGCAAGCACGTGGCGCTGCCGCCGGGCTTCGGCGGTTTCGTGCAGCGAGAGGCGGAGGCGTCCGAACTGTGGATCTTCGAGGCGCTCGCGATCACGGGCTTGTTCCAGACCGAGGAATACGCACAAGAGATGTTCAGGGCCGGGCGGCGGGCTGGGGACATCGAGCAACTCGTGGCGAGCCGTTTGGAGCGACAAGCCATCCTCAGGGCGGACGCTCCCCCCGAAGTGGTCGCCGTCTTTGACGAGGGAGCGATCCGTCGTCCGATCGGAGGCCCGGACGTTATGAAATCCCAGGTCGCGCATCTCATCGGGCTGGCGCAGGAGCCGAACATCACACTTCAGATCGTCCCGAGCACGAAGGGTGCTTATGCCGGCCTGACCGGCAACTTCACCGTCCTGAAGTTCATCGACGCTCCCGACATGGCGTATGTCGAAGGTTACGCGGAGGGGCACCTGATGGAGCACCCCTCCACCGTGCGGACGCATACCCTACGATTCAGTCTGATCAGGGGCGCAGCGTTCAGCGCTGACGAGTCCCTGGACCTTCTCCAACGCATCCTGGAGGGCCAATGA